Within the Bacilli bacterium genome, the region GCGAAAGCGCCCGATTGGCGTTGGCAAAACGTCCATTGCCGGCGAAATGGGCGGATGTCGACGTTATTTGACCTGATTTTGCAGCACCGGCAACCGGCGGATTTCATTGGCCATCGCTCCGTGGCATAAAGGACATGTCGGCACATTGTCAAACGTATAGTCGGCGCGCATCCAACCGTTGCACCCTTCGGTCGTGCACGTCCATATTGCGGTGTCCGCTTCCGGCACCGCTTCAACCTGTTTTTTAAACATGCGAATACGCCTCCCCTGTTTGATTCCCCGGTGCCGTTCAACTTGTCCGTTGAACGGGCTCCGATTGTGAAAGCAAGGAAACATAGTATAATATATGGAAAAAGGGCGCTTACTATGCGCAACATGGGAGGCATGCGATGATGAAGGCAGTGCTGCTTCGGCAACCGGGCGGACCGGACAACATGGTTATCGGCGATGCGCCGGATCCGGAAATGGGCGAAGCGGATTTGCTCGTTGAAGTGAAGGCAACCGCCCTGAATCGCGCGGATCTTTTGCAACGGCGGGGGATGTATCCGCCGCCTGAAGGAGCGTCGCCCATCCTTGGCCTGGAAATGGCCGGAATCGTAATTGCAGCCGGCAAACGCACAAACGGCTGGCTTCCCGGAGATCGCGTGTTTGCGTTATTGCCGGGCGGCGGTTATGCGGAAAAAGCGGTTGTTCCGGAGGGAATGGCGATGCGCATACCCGAACAGTTGACGTTTGCCGAGGCTGCCGCAATACCGGAAGCTTTTTTCACCGCTTATCTGAATTTGTTTGAGTTGGGACAAGCGAA harbors:
- a CDS encoding cold-shock protein, with the protein product MFKKQVEAVPEADTAIWTCTTEGCNGWMRADYTFDNVPTCPLCHGAMANEIRRLPVLQNQVK